The following are encoded together in the Asticcacaulis sp. genome:
- a CDS encoding PQQ-binding-like beta-propeller repeat protein, protein MKYLGAMAACALLLAGCGQKPIDASSSQSGADWPWYHGNPNGTHYSTLDQINTGNVRTLKIAWTFDSGDAFGEGDNQSDMEGNPMIIHGRLYFVSPKGRLFCLDAAKGTQIWVFDPAFGDAVNTKQRLRGVSYWSDGKDERILFTFRNHLLAVDAKTGHLIDTFGHNGEVDLKEGLGRDPVSVSVSNVSPGVVYKDLIIMGSTGNTPGHIRAYDVRTGAMKWIFHTIPQPGEVGYDTWPKDAWKTAMGANAWSGLTLDPESGLVFAPLGSAGMGNKDFYGGDREGDNLFGTSLVALDANSGKRIWHFQLVKHDVWDRDPPTPPTLITVNGRAAVAQTTKAGLVFILDRKTGKPLYPVQEVHPPASDIPGEMTSPTQVMPLKPLPYNRQQLTADNLTRRTPDAHAAVAKTFAGLRSRGPFDPPSLGGTILLPGMDGGAEWGGASYDPTSGILYINSNEMAWILKVKKHPPMIRGRSGYALYQNACAACHGDDRKGSPPEFPSLVGVDHRLSAAQMARQIQNGGGRMPGFGGQYSPEDIEAIVGYLSGDPAQQAKPAPDYPSTDNDAYVFDGYTKFLDPDGYPAIAPPWGVLSALDVNTGEYLWQIPLGEYPELHDPTTGSENYGGAVVTKGGLLFIAATIYDNRFRAFDKKTGKLLWQTTMPAAGAATPATYSVAGKQYVVIGAGGGKNPKGRPGGSIIAYTLP, encoded by the coding sequence ATGAAATATTTGGGGGCTATGGCGGCGTGTGCGCTTTTGCTGGCAGGGTGCGGGCAAAAGCCGATAGATGCCTCGTCTTCGCAGTCTGGGGCGGACTGGCCGTGGTATCATGGTAATCCGAACGGCACGCACTATTCGACGCTCGATCAGATCAATACCGGTAATGTCAGAACCCTGAAGATCGCCTGGACGTTCGATTCCGGCGATGCCTTCGGCGAGGGTGACAACCAGTCCGACATGGAAGGCAATCCGATGATCATCCACGGGCGGCTTTATTTCGTGTCGCCGAAGGGCCGCCTGTTCTGCCTCGATGCCGCGAAGGGAACGCAAATCTGGGTCTTCGATCCGGCTTTTGGCGATGCAGTCAATACCAAGCAGCGCCTGCGCGGGGTATCCTATTGGTCTGATGGCAAGGATGAGCGTATCCTGTTCACCTTCCGAAATCACCTGCTGGCGGTCGATGCCAAAACCGGCCATCTGATCGACACCTTCGGCCATAATGGCGAGGTCGATCTGAAAGAGGGCCTGGGCCGTGATCCGGTGTCGGTGTCGGTCAGCAATGTCTCGCCCGGTGTGGTCTATAAAGACCTTATCATCATGGGCTCGACCGGCAATACGCCCGGCCATATCCGCGCCTATGATGTGCGGACCGGCGCGATGAAGTGGATCTTCCACACCATACCGCAGCCCGGCGAGGTCGGTTACGACACCTGGCCCAAAGACGCCTGGAAGACGGCGATGGGCGCCAATGCCTGGTCGGGCCTGACGCTTGATCCGGAAAGTGGGCTGGTGTTCGCGCCGCTGGGCTCGGCTGGCATGGGCAATAAGGATTTCTACGGCGGCGACCGCGAAGGCGACAATCTCTTCGGCACCTCGCTGGTGGCGCTCGATGCCAATAGCGGCAAGCGCATCTGGCATTTCCAACTCGTGAAACACGATGTCTGGGACCGCGATCCGCCGACGCCGCCGACCCTGATTACCGTGAATGGCCGGGCGGCCGTCGCCCAGACCACCAAGGCCGGACTGGTGTTTATCCTCGACCGCAAGACCGGCAAACCGCTTTATCCGGTGCAGGAGGTCCATCCGCCGGCTTCGGATATTCCCGGCGAAATGACATCGCCCACCCAGGTCATGCCGCTCAAGCCGCTGCCCTATAACCGCCAGCAACTGACGGCCGATAATCTGACCCGGCGGACGCCGGACGCCCATGCGGCGGTGGCGAAAACCTTCGCGGGCCTGCGCTCGCGCGGGCCATTCGATCCGCCGTCTCTGGGCGGGACGATCCTGCTGCCGGGCATGGATGGTGGCGCGGAATGGGGCGGGGCCTCTTATGATCCGACGAGCGGCATTCTCTATATAAATTCCAACGAAATGGCGTGGATTCTGAAAGTCAAGAAGCATCCGCCGATGATACGCGGCCGCAGCGGCTATGCGCTTTACCAGAATGCCTGCGCCGCTTGCCACGGGGATGATCGCAAGGGCTCGCCGCCGGAATTCCCGTCTCTGGTTGGTGTCGACCATCGGCTGAGCGCCGCGCAGATGGCACGGCAGATTCAGAATGGCGGCGGCCGGATGCCGGGTTTCGGCGGGCAATATTCGCCGGAAGATATCGAGGCGATTGTCGGCTACCTGTCGGGTGATCCGGCCCAGCAAGCCAAGCCTGCGCCGGATTATCCGTCTACGGACAATGATGCCTATGTCTTTGACGGATATACGAAATTTCTCGATCCGGATGGCTATCCGGCCATTGCGCCGCCATGGGGTGTGCTGTCGGCGCTCGATGTCAATACCGGCGAATACCTGTGGCAGATTCCACTCGGCGAATATCCGGAACTGCATGATCCGACGACCGGCAGCGAAAACTACGGCGGGGCTGTGGTGACCAAAGGCGGGCTGCTGTTCATCGCCGCCACCATCTACGATAACCGGTTCCGCGCCTTCGACAAGAAAACCGGCAAGCTGTTGTGGCAGACCACCATGCCGGCGGCCGGTGCGGCGACACCCGCCACCTACAGCGTAGCCGGCAAGCAATATGTCGTGATCGGCGCCGGCGGTGGCAAAAACCCGAAGGGCAGGCCCGGCGGTTCTATCATCGCCTACACATTGCCGTAA
- a CDS encoding MBL fold metallo-hydrolase has protein sequence MRTVKIALTALALTLPACAQAGPKPDDAQVTPEAHAFHIGAYPAWSLRDLVNVVPNDNSVIGQGQTPDEVAAVLKAAGQPTDHITLSIDALLVKAGDHLVLIDTGMGPRAHGVLMGSLAKAGVTPDQVTDVLITHSHPDHIGGLLTTDGKPAFPKAVVRLTDAEWASVKANPQQADFVTAITPQVQTFAGGAEVLPGITSVILKGHTPGHTGYEIASGNAKLLDIGDMAHSVVVSPGQAGMGHGL, from the coding sequence ATGCGCACCGTCAAAATCGCTCTCACCGCCCTTGCCCTGACCCTGCCCGCCTGCGCCCAGGCCGGCCCCAAGCCGGACGATGCCCAGGTCACGCCTGAAGCCCACGCCTTCCACATCGGCGCATATCCCGCCTGGAGCCTGCGTGACCTCGTTAATGTCGTGCCTAACGACAACAGTGTCATCGGCCAGGGCCAGACGCCTGATGAGGTCGCCGCCGTGCTGAAAGCCGCCGGCCAGCCGACCGACCATATCACCCTGTCGATCGACGCCCTGCTGGTAAAGGCCGGCGATCATCTGGTGCTGATCGATACCGGCATGGGACCGAGGGCCCACGGCGTCCTGATGGGCAGTCTCGCAAAAGCAGGGGTGACGCCCGATCAGGTCACCGATGTGCTGATCACCCACAGCCACCCAGACCATATTGGCGGCCTCTTGACCACCGACGGCAAACCCGCCTTCCCGAAGGCCGTAGTGCGCCTGACCGATGCCGAGTGGGCCTCCGTGAAAGCCAATCCGCAACAGGCGGATTTCGTGACCGCCATCACACCACAAGTCCAGACCTTCGCCGGCGGTGCCGAAGTCCTGCCCGGCATCACCTCGGTCATTCTGAAAGGCCATACGCCCGGCCATACCGGCTACGAAATCGCCTCCGGCAACGCCAAACTGCTCGATATCGGCGACATGGCGCACAGTGTCGTGGTCTCCCCTGGCCAAGCCGGAATGGGCCATGGGCTATGA
- a CDS encoding acetyl-CoA C-acyltransferase, with amino-acid sequence MPETIIIAGAARTPMGGFQGDFAGVTAPELGAAAIRAVLNGQVPDEVIMGCVLPAGQGQAPARQAALGAGLPVSVPATTVNKMCGSGMKAVMLACDAIAAGSADMVVAGGMESMSNAPYLLPKARVGMRMGHGEVKDHMFLDGLEDAYDKGRLMGSFADEAATHYQFTRQMQDDYALASLDRALKADFSAEIMPVETKAGLITADEQPAKARPEKIPTLKPAFAGDGTVTAANASSISDGAAALLLARASVAEAKGLTPLARIVGHASLAEEPKWFSRAPVRAIKKLLEKTGWTIEEVDLFEVNEAFAVVALIAMHDLGIPHDKLNIHGGACALGHPIGASGARILVTLINALKQRGLKRGIAAVCIGGGEATAVAIELT; translated from the coding sequence ATGCCAGAAACAATCATCATAGCGGGTGCCGCGCGGACGCCTATGGGCGGCTTTCAGGGCGATTTCGCGGGCGTGACAGCGCCAGAACTGGGGGCGGCGGCGATCCGCGCCGTGCTGAACGGACAGGTGCCCGATGAAGTCATCATGGGCTGTGTTCTGCCGGCCGGGCAGGGACAGGCGCCGGCACGTCAGGCGGCCCTGGGGGCAGGGCTGCCCGTCAGCGTACCCGCCACCACGGTCAACAAGATGTGTGGTTCCGGCATGAAGGCGGTGATGCTGGCCTGCGACGCCATCGCGGCGGGCTCTGCCGATATGGTCGTGGCCGGCGGCATGGAGAGCATGTCGAATGCGCCTTACCTGCTGCCTAAGGCACGGGTCGGGATGCGCATGGGGCATGGCGAGGTCAAGGACCATATGTTCCTCGATGGTCTGGAAGATGCCTATGATAAGGGCCGCCTGATGGGCAGTTTCGCTGACGAAGCCGCCACGCACTATCAGTTCACCCGCCAGATGCAGGATGACTATGCCCTCGCCTCGCTCGATCGGGCGTTGAAAGCCGATTTTTCCGCCGAGATCATGCCGGTGGAAACCAAGGCAGGCCTGATCACGGCAGACGAACAACCCGCCAAGGCGCGGCCGGAGAAAATCCCGACCCTTAAACCGGCCTTCGCCGGGGATGGCACGGTGACGGCGGCGAATGCCAGCTCGATCTCCGATGGCGCGGCGGCCCTGCTGTTGGCCAGAGCTTCGGTGGCGGAAGCGAAAGGTCTGACACCGCTTGCCCGCATTGTCGGTCATGCCAGCCTTGCCGAGGAACCGAAATGGTTCAGCCGCGCGCCGGTGCGGGCGATCAAAAAGCTGCTGGAAAAAACTGGCTGGACGATCGAAGAGGTTGATCTGTTCGAGGTCAATGAAGCCTTTGCGGTAGTGGCGCTGATCGCCATGCACGACCTCGGCATCCCGCACGACAAGCTCAATATCCATGGGGGTGCCTGCGCGCTGGGTCATCCGATCGGGGCGTCGGGTGCGCGCATACTGGTGACTCTGATCAATGCCCTGAAGCAACGCGGCCTGAAGCGTGGCATTGCCGCAGTCTGCATTGGTGGCGGCGAAGCAACAGCGGTGGCGATTGAATTGACCTAA
- a CDS encoding HutD family protein has product MITHLPALQRVPQPWKNGGGVTREIAVFPEGAGMDDFQWRISMAEVTEPGPFSSFDGIDRHLTVLSGRLRLDMPDGRHVLDAGDSSVFAGETPVEATPLLPVIDLNVMTRRGQSQAEVRHIASGVILPSDLIFLIATKPMIVTANGQRYALQPYDALRFEGLEGEPVSSGDGYLIAF; this is encoded by the coding sequence GTGATTACCCATCTGCCCGCCCTGCAACGCGTCCCCCAGCCCTGGAAAAACGGCGGCGGCGTCACGCGCGAGATTGCCGTCTTCCCGGAAGGCGCGGGCATGGATGACTTCCAATGGCGGATCAGTATGGCCGAGGTCACCGAACCCGGCCCCTTCTCAAGCTTTGACGGCATCGACCGCCATTTAACGGTGCTGAGCGGCCGCTTGCGGCTGGACATGCCCGATGGCCGTCATGTGTTGGATGCCGGTGACAGCTCCGTCTTTGCCGGTGAAACGCCTGTCGAGGCCACGCCTCTGCTGCCGGTGATTGACCTCAATGTCATGACCCGTCGCGGTCAGTCGCAAGCCGAGGTCAGGCATATCGCGTCCGGTGTCATCCTGCCGTCGGACCTGATATTTCTAATCGCCACGAAACCGATGATCGTCACCGCCAACGGCCAGCGCTATGCCTTGCAGCCGTATGATGCGCTGAGATTCGAGGGCCTGGAAGGTGAGCCCGTATCCTCGGGCGACGGCTATCTGATCGCGTTTTAG